ctgtcCTTGAtaattttcatgcctaaaatattcttggcctctcccaagtctttcatagcaaagcgtgatgataacatcttcttcacttctacgattctcttcatattggaactagccaccagcatgtcatccacatataaagatagatacacaatgtcaccatcatcatatttgcgaaaataaaTACAGTGATCAAACTCACagtgtgcaaatcctttttcttgcatggaaccatcaaattttaggtaccattgccacggagcttgtttcaagccatacaaacttttcttcaagcaacataccatgtgctccttacctttgacttcaaaacctttaggttgtgccatgtatagttcttcatctaagtcaccgtgtaaaaacgctATTTTTACGTCTAgctgctcaagatgaagatcctccacaCAACTATACCCagcagaactctaattgatgtcatttcaCTACGAGTTAAAATATCTCAgagtagtcgatcccttcttttgagaaaagcccttgactacaagtctcgccttgtatctaatGCTACCGTCTGCTTCATTCTTTATCCTatacacccatttgtttaataaatttttttttacttgtgggcaacttggtcaactcccaagttttgttaaataacgagctcatctcgtcttttATAGCACACTCCCCTtgcaagtgagacgtgtctACCTTTGCCTTATCGTAAGTCTCCGGTTCCCAGatctgtatataagacatggctcgaACGCAGTATTAGGCGATagatcaaaaattacctttggctttctcacatGTGTAGACCTCCTCAAGATGGGTACATCGGGGTTGTTAATATGCTCCGAATCATTGTGTTCCTCTTGAGCTACCTCTTCAGcgataataggctcatcttgaacctctctttcaagtgcactttgatctacttgaaacatcttcacgggcattgtgtctaattcaacatattatggttctactaccttctcatgctcGTCCGACGATctttgtacatcttttcttcatggaataccgCATTGCGATtgcggatgactttgttattctcataatcccaaagcctatagccatactcgtcgccaccgtatccgataaagacgcacttctgggacttagcatcaagctttttcctATCCTCCCTGTCCCAATTAAaacatatgcaatacaaccaaacacctttagatgtgaatacTTAATCTTTTACCTGACCACCGCTCTTGTGGTATTTCGCCATCTAATGCACTAGATGGACTtttgttgataagataaacagctgCATCAACTGTGGCAGCCCATAAGTGTAGCAGGAGACCCGCGTGTAGcctcatgcatctcgcacgttctagaatagtcctgttcattctttcagctacaccgttctcttgaggagttctaAGAACAGTCTTTAACCCGTGTATGCCTTCTCGACTCGGATAATCTGCAAATTctttacttgtgtattcaccaccattataagacttgagctttaatttgataacctgtttctttttctaccatggtcttccacattcgAACATCCCGaatatttctgatttttctttaaaagcatagacccaagtcttccttgttgcatcatcaatgaaagtGATAAAATATCTCTTACCGCCATAAGAGAGTTCCTAGCGAGGTCCCATACATCGGTATGAACCAACTCTAACCTTCtggcctttattttgtcgccCATTCATTTGAAAACTAATAGCcttctgttttccataaatacaactctcacaaaaatctaactcaacttttgCAAACCTGGGAGTAATTTTCTCGAGTGTAACTGTTTTAcacatttttcaccaagatgtctcAACGATAATGCCAAAAGAGTAGTGGCCAATGAGGGCATGGCAGCCCTTGCCCAAAGTAGATAAACACAACAACACCCTCACCCAATGCCAACAAGGATGCCGGCCTTCggtcaaaaaaaagaaaaagtaaagtaaggtaaagtaaattaaaaaaaaaaaaaaaaacagaaaaactataaattttttttgaaaaagtatgaaaatattattcaaaaatgttttggtctCATACCGAGGTAGTGCTATGTAGGATGGCGGTGTCCATGTCAGCAATTCCCTATCAAAATTGAGTTGATGAATTTAAATGACAAAACTTAAAAGGTTAGagctaaattggcacaattgaatatttatgattgaattgatacaaacgtaatagatttataacatttttttcataattgtcTGTATCGAAACAGTCACATTTAGAACACATTAAGTGCTATTGCACGAATTGTAGCGTTGCTTCTCTCATGATTTCCCGACGAGTAGGAACTAAGACCAAAATCACAGGCATACCGTTTAGATTTAGGAAATCAAGGCATATTTGGAAATGAAATGGGTTAACGAGCGCCGAAAGGCGCTTGCTAAAACCAAAGATGTAGAATGAGCAATTGTTAATGCACATTAGAAAACTtaattgatatttctttttttgtttttgccgaACCAAAAGGACAAGGAGGGGCGAGTAGCAGTGACTATCCCCTCCCGATGTTATCTTAAGAAAGTATCGCACCCATCACAAAATGTATAATTTAGGTGAGGACAAGCCTCGACTACTCGACACCATAAAGGTAGGCGACCCAGGACCTGGACACTACCATAGTACTACAAGTCCACAGCCCATTCCCAAGCCAAGTCAGAAGACTAATTGACCCGAGCAAGGTCACTAGATATGGGAATACAAGCGCGGGACCAATTTGAATACGTCCGATGGTATAATTAATACTTCTTATCATACAACGTTGATCTTTCAGTTTCCACATAGACGGAGTAGGTGATGAACAAACTTTGCAAATCATATAGCATATGAAATTACCAGGGCATGAATTGCACTAATGTAGTACGCGGACCTAGAAATGATAGATTAAATACGAAAAATGTCGGATATTCTAAGACATCTTATTAAAACTTACTTATCAAGTGATGTGGCAAGGATTAATTAGATAATAAGAAATGGGATTATAtaatattacatgattagttTCTTTCAATACACAATTGATAATTGTCCAATCACTCACTAAAAACTAAGTTCAGTGTTTGGTACATTTACTTTGcttaataaataatatagttTATTTTTAGTGCGTCTCGGTCAATCCAGATAgacacttttatatatatatatataaccttAAAGCTTGCTTTCATTCATTGAACTCCCATCAACCAAAATTTAGAGGTTACTTCTCGGGCAAAAATTGGTAGAAAGAGtaaagacaagaagaagaataatggGAAGCACACtgaattatttaatgataactattaaattaatatctagAATTTGAGCCATGTATAAGATCCATCCGATTAGAGGATGTAGACCGCTCTGTCTTAGATGAGGTGTAAGAGAAAGAGTCCTAATTGGACTTTGACTTTGCTTgcctttctttcaaaagataatCTTGAATTTACTTGGGCGGTggattcaaataaagaagaaaacttaaaCAAGAAAAGTTGTTGTGACTTATTACCCAAAGGTTTGACCGATCAAagattgaaatttttcatatagtaaaaagagagagagagagtagcggGCTTAGAGGGTTTATTGAGGTCAGAggattttcttctctttttttttttttagggaaaagaaaaatagaaggatgtgAGTTTGCTTTTATTGTCTCCGCCAGGACATAGCCACTCAATACGGTAGGGGATTTCTTTGAGCTGCTCATAAGGAAGTTTCAAATGGTGATTTGTGCAAATGATTCTACATCTAAATTATGACGTTTTCTTTGTGAAAACGTAAGTATTTCAAGCAGTGAGATAATTCAATATGAGGCTAAAGACTATGGGTTTGGGTATAATTTAGGTATAGGAAACACTCAAGTGTGTGACTAATTGTAACTCTGTAATTATCAGATTAATTCGTGGATTATTTACTGCTGGCTCTTCTTGTAAAATGAGTCTTGACActcaaattgaatcatgtaaatCTCTCAATTAGTAGTCTTCTTCGTCCCACCATTTTACTTCAGGTTCTTCAACTTTTTGCGATTCaatggtcttcttcctcctaggCTTTCTCATTGTTCTTGttttagattttcaatttttattcaagCCCTTatcttttatcacaaaaaagcACTTGTTTTGCTTTTCAACATTATGTTGGCCATATAGGATGTGACATGGGATGCTAGGAAGACACTCAACAGTATTTTAACAGCAACGTTAGGATAGGATGGactagaaataaaaacataatatttaGGATCTTAGTGCTcacaagaaaagattaaaagataTCTGCCTGTTCCGAGTACATGTGAGCCCAATTCAAATGCCGAAGACGGGTTCACATGGACCCCACCTGATCTATGGTGGGCCCGCGGTTGGCTCGCTGGGAAGAACCATGCAAGGCGTCCCCACCATCACAACGGGAGGCTGGAGGTTGACTTTCAGCTGGGGCTCGGTTTTGGCCGATCTTTCGATCTTCACCTCCagctctcgctctcgctctttCTCCGATGGCAAAGAAGCTCGTGCAGTACGTAGTGGTATCGAcatatcttctctctctctctctctctctctctctccattcgcACGCCCAGGCGCTTATTTGTGAGCAGTGCATATGTGGTTCCTCAACTTCTTATTACTCCATTTCAATAGAATTTCACATGGTTCCCTAATAAGCTTTGTGCATGTGTTGAGTAGGCATCGCCTAGAGGAGGAGCCGTGAACGTGTGCCTGGACGAGCAAAACCAGAGAGTCATGCTGCGTGGGAAAGCTGTAACTGTAATGACGGGTTCTATTCTTGTTTAAAAATACTTCGAGCAAGCAAGATGTTACGAAATGtacgtcgattccagaaaatAACGTTTGCAAACAATTCACTAagcagaatataataataaaataacagaatcAGATTAACACGCCATAAattttgttatcgaagttcacctaAACCTGGGCTACGTCTTCGcacagaggcactctgcgaatccactagatttcgaaaaagttggaatacaacgacgatcttctctcaagatcagggcacaaagagattaaGAACCCTCATCATCTCCacctgagactttccttcgcatcttttcatccatgatactactcacagcatcatcaagagttaaatcatccttcatggtgctcgaaattccctGCATTGCGGTATTATAGCTTTCggaagaacataaaaataataaagcttgaagcttcatatctaaatttatgcctaCGGATTCCAATTGACTCATGACCTCCGTGAAATTATTAATATGCTCTGCCACAGAATCTCTAtcagataacttcatattaaccagtttcttcagcaaaaatacctgatttgatgtggacggcttctcataaatattcgttagaatatccatggcttcttttgtaGTTTTTGCTTTCACGATGTGGTACCCTGTCTTTTCGTCAACCTAGACGAATCGCACCTAatgcctttcgatcaagaattttccatccggcctgctgtcggatccacttccgccatctcgggtttccaaccctcaagtggtgcatagagatctttttgataaatataatcctctttgtagtttccaccatccgaaatcctctccattgaacttatcgattctgattttatcttctgccatactgtttgctttcaatcgaacgtcactgaaaaaccctcgatgttctTAATTAGCCAAcccaggctctgataccagttGTTACGAAATCGTACGtcgatttcagaaaaataacgTTCGCAAATAATTCACCAagcagaatataataataaaataacagaatcagatgaacacgccagaaaatttgttatcgaagttcacccaaacttgggctacgtctccgcgcagaggcactctgcgaatccactagatttcaaaaaagttggaatacaacgatgatcttctctcaagatcatggcacaaagagattgagaaccctcatcaagaaaaaaaactcactttttttcttctctcttttcttgtctCAGGCTAGgtcttgccatcgctaatataaagatacTACTTTTAActtaaaaggaaatctaatagaaaagacaaaaaagccccaaaaaacaaatatttggcttcatctataacacaAGATTCGTCTTGTAAACAAGTCATTGGGCGAGATGGAATAAGTATTCTGATGGCATAAATTCGAGATTGTTAGTTGTTTAATGCTGCAGACCATAGCTGAGATTCTCAGTATGCTTGGAGCTGTAGCCCTACGTAGCATAATCAAAGAGACGACCGAACAACCATTTATCTCGTTCTTGCTTTTATGTATTTGAGGACAGTGCATCAACCACTTTGTCTCGTTATGTGCTATCCCTGTATTGCTGCTCATACAAATGCCTGGAAGCTACTTCTAATCTCTTTGGTCTTTCCCTCCTTTAACTTAAAAGAGATAATATCCCTTGTTGTTGGTCGAGTTTCTCCCGGAGAATGTGCACAGGTCAAGACTCGAGTTGAGGAGTCCCATGTCGAACAACGACGAGATGGCTGTGTTGCTTATGACCCTGGTTCACCAATTGACGGGGTTGAATCTCATTCCCATTTAGGAGCTCGCACGTCGGCTTCTGTATGCTCTTACCAACTCTCATCCACAAGAAAGATGATCACGTGATCCTACACGAAGAACCGGTTACTTGTATCAGTTTCCTGTTGACCTTGCATTAGGCCACTCGAATTATTTCAGAGACTTCTAAGAAAGCTCCTGATCCATCATTTATAACAGTCGCGGCTTGGACAAACATTAAGCGGCAGACCATAGTTGACAGTTTCCGAACAACACCGTTGTTTGGGTGCCGAAAGGAACAAGAACACGGGAGAATTGATCAGGTGTTGGAATTACGTGTCGGAGTTCTAAACTCAAACATCAGAATTTCGGATTTGAGTATCGAAGAGTAGTGGGAAAGTTGACCAGATATCGTATTTTTCTACGTATATTGACAAAGTGTATAAAAGTGTTAGATATGTGTCTATCCAACACGACACaaaagactttttgaaagtgCCAGTGCTTCCTAGCCTATGGTAGATGCGCTGGTTACTTTTGACTTGTCAAGAAATAAACAGAACTCTTAGATGATGCTTAGAATGAGGTATGAAAAACAGGGAAGGCCAGCAAAGTAGATTAAAATATGTTCCGTACGGATCAGGGCAGACCTGCCCCGAACGATTTATAAGGAGCTGGACTATCGCGTTCTTCTCCATTAGACGTGGCCTGatttcattttgcttcttctccattagccatctctctctctctctctctctcaccctctccgTCGCTCTCTATGGAAAAGAAACTCGTGCAGTACTCGGTGGTATCAATACAGCCTCTTTCTCTTCCGTTTCATTCCCCTACCAGAGATGGAGATCTCTTGCGAAAACTTCCTTGAACTCTTCTGCATCGACCATGACATGGGCTTGTGCGTGGTGTTGTTTTTGTAGGTGGACGCATTCACCGACACGGCCTTCAAGGGAACCCGGCGGCGGTGTGTATcttggaagaagagagggacgAAGAGTGGCTGCAGGCGGTAGCCAGGGAGTTCAACTTCTCGCAGACCTGTTACCTGACCGGTGCCTCGAGCTCCAGAACTCGCCGGCTCGGCCAACGGGGATCGAGCCTGAGGTTTCAGCTCAGGTGGTTCACTCCAGTTAAGGAGGTGAGTGAGTTTCGAATTCCATGTTCCCAGCGTTGCTTGCTTTAATTCGGCAAGTGCAGGATATACAGAGCGTGTGGATAATAAATGACTGAAAGCTCTTTTGTCCGCTCCCCACGCGAATTGCTAAACTTTGCTTGCGTGCTTTTTGGtaactttctttctttatcataGCCAACAGAAATGGCAATTTTCTGTCAGGGTTAACGTCCTGGTTTTGTTATGATTCTTTTAATTTGTGATAATTCGCATTTTCTGAGTTCGGCCGCATATAATCAACCATGGATGGCTCGAtgaaaaattcatcaaaaattcGATTTATATTTGTCCTTCGCCGTCTGTTTCATCTCATTACTTTGGACTACCAGTTAATTTGCTAATTGTGCTTGTATTAGATGAAATTCTATGCATTACCTGTGTAGGACTATGAATCATGTTGATGTTGTTCGATTGAACTCCAAGTCCGACACCGAGTCTCTGATGTACTTGAGAGATACCTGCTTTGTTGTCATAATAATCCATCTCCACCAGACTAATCTATGTGGTTGCTCTGGTGCCTGCTTTTCGATAGTGGCAGTAAACATCGATGTTGATGATCAATCAGTTTGATGAAGTGTGTCACATTTCAGTATGGAAGAAATGCCACGGGAAACTGGTTGTCATATCATCTAATCACAAACTTGACCTTTCAGGTTGACCTCTGCGGTCATGCGACGCTAGCTGCTGCGCACACTCTCTTCACATCTGGGATGGTAGATTCTGACACCATCGAGTTTATGACATTATCCGGAATTCTGACTGCCAAAAGGGTTCCCGAAACGAAGTCATCCCATTTTGAAGATAAAGATGGTGATGTGCCCGGGATATGGATTGAATTGGATTTTCCTGTAGTCCCGATCGCTGAAGATGATGCCGAGCGGATTTCATGTGTCTCCAAAGTTCTCAATGGCACTTCCATTGTTGAAATCAAGAAGACAGCAAAGGACGACTATTTCGTAATTCCTCAACTGCAACCTgatcatatttttaaatattaaaaataaatatattattataatatacttAGGTTCGATGCAGGTGGACggatgggcggatccgcccatgggcCAGGAACCGGACCAGTACCCACTAGTTCCCATAAgtggaaccgggaatcggaggcggttcccttaagaaccaccgATTTTGGCGGTTAGGTCCGGTTAAACGGTGGGTCCGGTTCTTTTACGCACCTCTAGTTTTGAGTACATTGAACCCCTTGCTTCCTCTTTGAGGCAATCGTTTTCATTCTGTTGATTCCAGGATTTGTACAGCAGCAGCTGGCATTGAGCTGATTTTCATTAGGAAGAGAGTATTTAATTCCTTCATTTCTACTTTCTTTTGCTTATTTTCGAAGATTGTTATCCCATCAtggaaagaagttgaagaatttCAGCCCCAGTTTGATGAGATAAAGAGATGTCCTGGGAGGGTATTATCATCACTGGATCAGCTCAGCCAGACTTGGGATTCGATTTTGTCAGTCGATTCTTTGCCCCAAAAGTTGGACTCAATGAGGTATTAATGTGACATCCCTGAATTTTCAGTCgtttttcgattaaataaattgggcctTTCATCAAACGCTAATAATAGTGCTATTCTCGaggctgatcactcacgagataactggacTATCCGGAAACAATtagggaatctaaatgcaattggacttgagaattcgaccaagaatcactgctcaaccgtgttgatctgcaagggcCATTACGGCACCGTCGAGAGATCGATAagaaatcaaagataggtcgattcggcgagatgtgtgatcaaattatgggtgattccacttgattgaaaaattctcatcgatcggtactaaattgatttttgtcgttttggtaccccggtacccgtaattgaaaccttgagattttcacgacagcGAGGAGTTGCTAATGGGTCGAAGATGAactttgtgactcgagataaatcgatcacgggtcaattgcaccaaaattcctaaaagttatccggtagactaggtcacgctaaagcgcgccggattgaaaataaccgtgaatttgaacccgatttcagaaattgaaagttctgaggtgtcacaagctattttaggaacgtcgactcactctccgagaaattttcagagattcgggtttttacggaaaatcgaatCGGATGCCGCagaaaattaacagaaattcGTATGGGCCGGAATTTAATGGAGTTTTGACAAAAGTGAGTTTATTGGGTGATGGGCACTTGCAGAAATGATATGGCCTTTTCTTCTACAGCAATGGAtatcaaatttgggaaatttgataaagaaattaaagacCAAAAATGAGTGAAATTCGGAACTAAAAAGGGCAGTAATTTgggcttcaaaatttgattattgGTGGAATTATTTTATAAGAAAGTAATGGGGGACAATGCATTTAAGTAGATGGATAACCCTTGTGGACTTTCTTTCCCTTGTCTTCTCTTGCAAGCTGGCCGACTCCCCCTGTCCAttccctctctcctttcttcGTTGCTTCTCATCCCCTTTTTCATTCGACGAAGCtcaactttcattttcattttcctctgcAATGTCGCTTCTTCACCGAAGCTGCTCCATTTGACGCCGCATCTTCGAGCTCCACGGGAATTCAGCTGCCAGCGAAGCCCCATCATCGGTCAACAACCCAAGCTCTCCCTCTCTTTAGTTGACCACCGAGTGCAGCAAACGAAGCCACAAACCACCGAATCAACGCCACTTGCTCCCATCTTCTTTCCTTCGCTCACACCAGCTGGACCGAGCCCATCTCCTGCCAGCAGCGTTGTCCACACACCAGCGAAGCCGAAGATCTCCACCGAAGCTACTTCTTCTCTTTGCCGCTTCTCCACCCACGCGGCCACGGGGTCTTTTTCCCCAGCAGCTTTCGTCTTCAGCTTCGTGGCACGCGTCTTCACGGTCATCAACCTACGTTGAAGACCACCGAAGCCAATTTCCACTATAATCTTCCTCCACGCGACCACGAATTGCAGTTGCCGCGTCCGAGTCTTTCGCTCAACGTCCCACCGAAGCCACGCGATTTCTCCTTGCAGCTGCCAGCTCGCCCCATCTCCTCGCTCGAAGCTTCGCCAGCGTCACCTTCAGCTCGACGCCAGCAAAGCCAGCAGCCCACTTCCAAGATCGGCCCAGCAGTTGGGCCCGTCCAAAAACCAGAGAAGCCCATTTTGTTCAACCAGCAAAGCCCAAGTGATTCAAGCTCAGGCCCAATTCCATTGCAAGCTTAAGGCCCACCTGAATTCAAGCCCAATTCAGCCTTTTCCAAGCCCGCATTAATTGAAGCCCGCGAAGCATCTCAAGCCAGTTCAACTTCAAGCAAATCTCAGATTTggtgagatttgttgggccaagttttaGGCCCGGTCAGAGAGTTCATTgacgcc
This genomic stretch from Eucalyptus grandis isolate ANBG69807.140 chromosome 3, ASM1654582v1, whole genome shotgun sequence harbors:
- the LOC104436732 gene encoding LOW QUALITY PROTEIN: uncharacterized isomerase BH0283 (The sequence of the model RefSeq protein was modified relative to this genomic sequence to represent the inferred CDS: inserted 2 bases in 2 codons) — protein: MPKTGSHGPHLIYGGPAVGSLGRTMQGVPTITTGGWRLTFSWGSVLADLSIFTSSSRSRSFSDGKEARAASPRGGAVNVCLDEQNQRVMLRGKAVTVDAFTDTAFXGNPAAVCILEEERDEEWLQAVAREFNFSQTCYLTGASSSRTRRLGQRGSSLRFQLRWFTPVKEVDLCGHATLAAAHTLFTSGMVDSDTIEFMTLSGILTAKRVPETKSSHFEDKDGDVPGIWIELDFPVVPIAEDDAERISCVSKVLNGTSIVEIKKTAKDDYFIVIPSWKEVEEFQPQFDEIKRCPGXGIIITGSAQPDLGFDFVSRFFAPKVGLNEDPVCGSSHCALAPYWSEKLGKKISLPIFVLNLLAMDSELNKC